From Lycium ferocissimum isolate CSIRO_LF1 chromosome 12, AGI_CSIRO_Lferr_CH_V1, whole genome shotgun sequence, one genomic window encodes:
- the LOC132038989 gene encoding V-type proton ATPase subunit H-like, producing MTTENAELTTEEVLRRDIPWETYMTTKLITGTGFQLLRRYDKKAESYKAQLLDDDGPGYVRVFVTILRDIFKEETVEYVLALIDEMLTANPKRARLFHHDSLADEDTYEPFLRLLWKGNWFVQEKSCKILSLTVSARSKVQNGVDANGDASSSKKKHTTIDDVLAGVVEWLCAQLKKPTHPTRSIPSTINCLSTLLKEPVVRSSFVRADGVKLLVPLISPASTQQSIQLLYETCLCVWLLSYYEPAIEYLATSRALPRLIEVVKGSTKEKVVRVVILTLRNLHSKGTFSAQMVDLGVLQIVQSLKAQAWSDEDLLDALNQLEQGLKDNIKKLSSFDKYKQEVLLGHLDWSPMHKDPIFWRENINNFEENDFQILRVLITILDTSNDARTLAVACYDLSQFIQCHSAGRVIVNDLKAKERVMKLLNHENAEVTKNALLCIQRLFLGAKYASFLQV from the exons ATGACAACGGAGAACGCCGAGCTCACTACAGAGGAG GTTTTGAGGAGGGATATCCCCTGGGAGACATATATGACTACAAAGCTGATCACTGGAACAGGTTTTCAACTGTTGAGGCGCTATGACAAGAAGGCAGAAAGTTACAAAGCACAGTTGCTGGATGAT GATGGTCCAGGTTATGTCCGCGTCTTTGTTACCATTTTACGTGACATCTTCAAGGAAGAAACCGTGGAATATGTTTTGGCTTTGATTGATGAAATGCTTACAG CAAACCCAAAAAGAGCAAGACTATTCCACCATGACAGTCTTGCTGACGAAGATACCTATGAACCTTTCCTCAG ATTGTTGTGGAAAGGTAATTGGTTCGTACAAGAGAAGAGCTGTAAGATTCTATCTTTGACGGTGAG TGCTAGGTCAAAGGTTCAGAATGGTGTTGATGCAAATGGAGATGCCTCAAGTTCAAAGAAGAAACACACTACCATTGATGATGTTCTGGCAGGCGTGGTGGAGTGGCTTTGTGCACAG CTGAAAAAGCCTACTCATCCTACCCGCAGCATTCCTAGCACAATCAACTGCCTATCAACTCTTTTGAAAGAGCCAGTGGTTCGATCTTCTTTTGTTCGAGCCGATGGAGTGAAGTTGCTTGTTCCTTTAATTTCACCAGCATCCACTCAGCAGTCTATCCAG CTTCTCTATGAGACATGTCTTTGTGTCTGGCTTTTGTCTTACTATGAACCTGCAATTGAGTACTTAGCTACTTCAAGGGCCCTCCCTCGATTGATTGAAGTTGTTAAAGGTTCAACAAAGGAGAAG GTTGTACGGGTCGTCATCTTGACTCTTCGGAATTTGCATTCTAAAGGGACATTTAGTGCTCAGATGGTAGACTTGGGAGTGCTGCAAATTGTTCAGAGCTTGAAAGCACAGGCTTGGAGTGATGAG GACCTTTTGGACGCTCTGAATCAACTAGAACAAGGATTGAAGGATAACATCAAAAAGCTGAGTTCGTTTGACAAGTACAAGCAGGAGGTCCTTCTTGGCCATCTTGATTGGTCCCCAATGCACAAAGATCCTATATTCTGGCGGGAGAACATAAATAACTTTGAGGAGAATGATTTCCAG ATCTTGAGGGTGCTCATTACAATTTTGGACACATCAAATGATGCAAGGACACTTGCTGTTGCTTGCTATGATCTATCACAGTTCATTCAGTGCCATTCTGCTGGGCGAGTTATAGTGAATGACCTCAAAGCTAAGGAGCGTGTAATGAAACTGCTGAACCACGAGAATGCAGAGGTCACAAAAAACGCTTTGCTCTGTATCCAAAGGCTTTTCCTAGGTGCCAAGTATGCTAGCTTTTTGCAGGTTTAA
- the LOC132041202 gene encoding pentatricopeptide repeat-containing protein At4g30825, chloroplastic has protein sequence MASLKLSLYVDSSWESKKLNCTVKGLNFTDSKCWFPSILGSGAFVVSPFCKLKHIRVSRLETEELESSELSLSGDGVDGFEGNLGNESFVSERPNLGREKGRFNVWKRFRRVKRVSKDSNYRSSFRKDRKNGMEDKMKIVLDENSDENVIDSENGVDFRAENLRPDSSLDQCNAILKQLERGDDDGEALSFFGWMRKNGKLKRNVTAYNLILRILGRRGDWDGAEKMIKEMSFESDCELTYQVFNTLIYACHKKGLVELGAKWFNMMLENKVQPNIATFGMLMALYQKGWNVEEAEFTFSKMRNLKIMCQSAYSSMLTIYTRMRLYDKAEEIIGFLREDEVILNLENWLVLLNAYCQQGKLLEAEQVLASMKQSGFINIVAYNTLITGYGKISDMRAAQSLFGDLKRVGVEPDETTYRSMIEGWGRADNYDEARKYYVELKRLGHKPNSSNLYTLLNLQVKHGDEEDVVRTIEEMMQTGSEKSTILGILLQAYEKLELIHKVPSILRGSLYDHVLRNQISCSSLVMAYVKNSMIDDALQVLREKKWKDALFEDNLYHLLICSCKDIGHPENAVKVFTCVPKSDKPNLHIICTMIDIYSSNNEFVEAEKLYLMLENSNVKLDMITFSVVVRMYVKFGALEEACSVLEAMEKQKDIVPDTYLLRDMLRIYQRCEKKDKLADLYYKLVKIGVVWDQEMYSCVINCCARALPVDELSRLFDEMLKHGFLPNTVTFNVMLDVYGKSRLFKRAREVFSMAKKRGLADVISYNTLIAAYGRSKDFKNMSSTVKKMHFNGFSVSLEAYNCMLDAYGKDGQMEKFRNILERLKESRHSSDNYTYNIMINIYGELGWIEEVADVLAELKESGTGPDLCSYNTLIKAYGIAGMVENAVDLVKEMRKNGIEPDRVTYANLINALRKNDMFLEAVKWSLWMKQIGL, from the exons ATGGCCTCTTTGAAATTATCCCTTTATGTAGACAGTTCATGGGAATCCAAGAAACTTAATTGCACAGTGAAAGGTTTGAACTTTACTGATTCTAAGTGTTGGTTTCCTTCTATTTTGGGTAGTGGTGCATTTGTTGTTAGTCCATTttgtaagttgaaacacattaGAGTTTCAAGATTAGAAACTGAGGAATTAGAGAGTTCTGAATTGAGTTTAAGTGGTGATGGGGTTGATGGTTTTGAGGGTAATTtgggaaatgaaagttttgttTCTGAAAGACCAAATCTTGGAAGAGAGAAAGGGAGGTTTAATGTTTGGAAAAGATTTAGGAGAGTGAAGAGAGTGTCGAAAGACTCGAATTATAGGTCTAGTTTTAGAAAAGATAGGAAAAATGGGATGGAAGATAAAATGAAGATTGTGTTGGATGAAAATAGTGATGAGAATGTGATAGATAGCGAAAATGGGGTTGATTTTCGGGCTGAGAATTTGAGGCCCGACTCGAGTTTGgatcaatgcaatgcaatattgAAACAACTCGAAAGGGGTGATGATGATGGGGAAGCGTTGAGTTTTTTCGGATGGATGAGGAAAAATGGGAAGTTAAAGCGAAATGTTACTGCCTATAATTTGATACTCCGCATCTTGGGGAGAAGAGGGGATTGGGATGGGGCGGAGAAAATGATTAAAGAAATGAGTTTTGAGTCGGATTGTGAGCTTACGTATCAGGTTTTCAATACGCTTATTTATGCTTGCCATAAAAAAGGGCTCGTGGAGTTGGGTGCTAAGTGGTTTAACATGATGTTGGAGAATAAAGTTCAGCCAAATATAGCTACTTTTGGAATGCTGATGGCTCTTTATCAGAAaggatggaatgttgaggaagcAGAGTTTACGTTTTCAAAGATGAGGAATCTTAAAATTATGTGCCAGTCAGCGTATTcgtctatgttgacgatatatACACGAATGAGATTGTATGAtaaagcggaagaaatcatTGGCTTTTTGAGGGAAGATGAAGTAATTCTGAATCTTGAGAATTGGTTGGTTCTGCTTAATGCTTATTGTCAACAAGGCAAGTTACTCGAGGCTGAGCAGGTCTTAGCTTCCATGAAGCAATCCGGTTTCATAAATATAGTTGCATACAACACGTTGATCACCGGATACGGGAAGATTTCCGATATGCGTGCTGCACAAAGCTTGTTTGGTGACCTTAAAAGGGTTGGAGTGGAACCTGATGAAACAACTTACAG GTCTATGATTGAAGGGTGGGGTCGTGCGGACAATTATGATGAAGCAAGGAAATACTATGTGGAACTGAAAAGGCTTGGCCACAAACCAAACTCGTCTAACTTGTACACATTGCTAAATTTACAAGTCAAGCATGGAGATGAAGAGGATGTTGTTAGAACTATTGAGGAAATGATGCAAACCGGGAGTGAAAAGTCGACCATCCTCGGCATTCTTTTGCAAGCATATGAGAAGCTTGAACTCATTCACAAAGTTCCTTCAATTTTAAGAGGTTCTTTATATGATCATGTTTTGAGAAACCAAATATCTTGTTCAAGTCTAGTAATGGCTTATGTGAAAAACAGCATGATAGATGATGCGCTACAAGTTTTACGGGAAAAAAAGTGGAAGGATGCTTTATTTGAGGACAACTTGTACCATTTGTTAATTTGCTCGTGCAAAGATATCGGACATCCGGAGAATGCAGTGAAAGTATTCACGTGTGTGCCGAAATCTGATAAGCCTAACTTACATATAATATGCACTATGATAGACATTTACAGTTCAAACAACGAGTTTGTTGAAGCTGAAAAGCTTTATCTAATGTTGGAGAATTCAAATGTCAAACTGGACATGATAACTTTCAGTGTTGTGGTAAGGATGTACGTGAAATTCGGAGCTTTAGAAGAAGCCTGCTCTGTTTTGGAAGCaatggaaaaacaaaaagacATTGTTCCGGACACATATTTGCTCCGTGATATGCTCCGAATCTACCAGCGATGTGAGAAGAAGGACAAATTGGCGGatctttattacaaactcgTGAAAATAGGAGTCGTGTGGGACCAGGAAATGTACAGCTGTGTCATAAACTGTTGTGCCCGTGCACTGCCCGTTGATGAGCTTTCTAGGCTTTTTGACGAGATGCTTAAACATGGGTTTTTACCTAATACCGTCACGTTCAATGTTATGCTTGACGTATATGGAAAGTCCAGGCTCTTCAAAAGGGCAAGAGAAGTTTTTTCGATGGCTAAGAAGCGTGGTTTGGCTGATGTTATCTCTTACAATACTCTCATAGCTGCGTATGGGAGAAGTAAAGACTTCAAGAACATGTCGTCAACCGTCAAAAAGATGCACTTCAACGGCTTTTCGGTTTCTCTTGAAGCCTATAATTGTATGTTAGATGCCTATGGGAAAGATGGACAAATGGAGAAATTCCGTAATATCTTGGAAAGACTGAAGGAATCTCGTCATTCTTCTGATAATTACACGTACAACATTATGATAAACATTTATGGTGAGCTTGGTTGGATTGAAGAAGTTGCAGATGTTctggcagaattgaaagaatcaGGAACTGGACCTGATTTGTGCAGCTATAACACATTAATAAAGGCATACGGAATTGCTGGTATGGTTGAAAATGCAGTAGATTTGGTTAAGGAAATGCGCAAGAATGGAATTGAACCTGATCGAGTAACCTATGCTAACCTAATCAATGCATTACGGAAGAATGATATGTTTCTCGAGGCTGTTAAGTGGTCTTTATGGATGAAGCAGATTGGATTATAA